From Clavelina lepadiformis chromosome 9, kaClaLepa1.1, whole genome shotgun sequence, the proteins below share one genomic window:
- the LOC143471362 gene encoding centrosomal protein of 78 kDa-like: MIPESVSVRQRGSYDFESCYDHLCALQGIVPLLFVKAHLKNALLDINGDKVKLVDWDPILNAIKINKSLQYVAVRSYYQPTANNGKRAHYFRRRTPVVRTKDITLRIARSIAACVARSTAVRCIDLQGVPLRGKDLQILAKGISKNQSLTHILFDYCQISDKGVEILCQALRSHPTVTHVSMNGCNITSTGANFIAKLIKHQSTLRHSEAWAESLRYRTPNLRLMGGIRRITLNSNPMIGDAGILSFNEALRDDLWLKALDFQHCGITTPGVHSLITAIEHNNTIVVLDVRRNPMVDSNTLRKLLRRVLVNANENDETEFPWVKEEVPKDPYKTGRYRHPRPVNRSLTKRFGKSQRLNRTSEGIPEVRPPGHESFVPWRTAVRASQHKYGFQEDDSDDNEEQSEILCLNKNQTVDSEQSLTFCSSTAVNEKLELEQESSLTQAESQVYIKRLKVDLLDSQRRLKASVENERRLNEQVMKLEIENAKLQKELSVSIENTRMHSQLEDELLLDSIETSFNKFHDFLNLLNEVGLGSLAKAAGLDGDFGLPGISGSKRGSNSQNNLLAKSLKPPVENETMQAQTPIIIKGNTSTNEKSGSVDENISESDLVVDTKPTELSRKVYEKDFVPAERILKSGENSDEDF; encoded by the coding sequence ATGATTCCTGAAAGCGTGTCCGTACGCCAAAGAGGTTCGTATGATTTTGAAAGTTGTTACGATCATCTGTGCGCGCTCCAGGGTATAGTGCCTCTTCTGTTTGTGAAAGCTCATTTGAAAAACGCGCTCTTGGATATCAATGGGGACAAAGTGAAACTAGTAGATTGGGATCCTATTCTCAATGCTATTAAAATTAACAAGAGTTTGCAATATGTTGCTGTTAGAAGTTACTATCAACCTACTGCTAACAATGGAAAGAGAGCCCATTATTTTCGAAGGCGAACACCAGTTGTTCGAACAAAAGACATCACATTACGGATTGCACGCTCAATTGCTGCATGTGTCGCCCGTAGTACTGCTGTACGATGCATAGACTTGCAGGGTGTACCACTGCGTGGAAAAGATCTGCAGATTTTAGCAAAGggaatttctaaaaatcaatcgCTCActcatattttgtttgattacTGTCAGATTTCTGATAAAGGTGTTGAGATTTTGTGCCAGGCCCTCAGGAGTCATCCAACTGTTACTCATGTTTCCATGAATGGATGTAATATAACTTCAACAGGAGCTAATTTTATAGCAAAGCTGATAAAACATCAATCAACCTTAAGGCACAGTGAAGCCTGGGCTGAAAGTTTAAGGTATCGTACTCCAAATCTGCGTTTAATGGGTGGAATTAGAAGGATAACCCTTAACTCTAATCCAATGATTGGTGATGCTggtattttatcatttaacGAGGCACTGAGAGATGATTTATGGCTTAAAGCTCTTGATTTCCAGCATTGCGGTATTACCACACCTGGTGTACATTCACTTATAACTGCAATTGAGCATAATAATACAATCGTTGTGCTTGATGTTAGAAGAAATCCTATGGTTGATTCAAATACTCTGCGAAAACTTTTACGCAGAGTTTTGGTGAATGCAAATGAAAATGATGAGACAGAGTTTCCGTGGGTAAAAGAAGAAGTTCCAAAAGATCCCTACAAAACTGGAAGATATCGCCACCCTCGTCCAGTAAATAGAAGCCTTACAAAAAGGTTTGGCAAAAGTCAAAGATTAAATAGAACTTCAGAAGGGATTCCAGAAGTTCGTCCTCCTGGCCATGAAAGCTTCGTTCCTTGGAGAACTGCTGTCAGAGCATCACAACATAAATATGGGTTTCAGGAAGATGATAGTGATGACAATGAAGAACAATCAGAGATACTTTGTcttaacaaaaatcaaacgGTAGACAGTGAACAGTCATTGACATTTTGTTCTTCAACCGCAGTAAATGAGAAGCTTGAGCTTGAACAAGAATCCAGTCTTACTCAAGCAGAAAGTCAGGTTTACATTAAGAGATTGAAAGTAGACTTGCTGGATTCACAAAGAAGACTCAAAGCCTCAGTGGAAAATGAAAGAAGACTAAACGAGCAGGTAATGAAgcttgaaattgaaaatgccaaGCTGCAAAAGGAGCTGTCTGTTAGCATTGAAAACACCAGAATGCATTCTCAGCTTGAGGATGAGCTTCTGTTGGATAGCATTGAAACTTCATTCAACAAATTTCATgactttttaaatttgcttaatGAAGTTGGTTTAGGATCACTTGCAAAAGCTGCTGGCCTAGATGGAGACTTTGGTTTACCTGGAATATCAGGTTCTAAACGAGGCAGTAATAGTCAAAACAATCTTCTAGCCAAATCTTTGAAACCACCAGTTGAAAATGAAACTATGCAAGCACAGACTCCTATCATTATAAAGGGCAACACAAgcacaaatgaaaaatctgGCAGTGttgatgaaaatatttctgaaagTGATTTGGTTGTTGACACCAAACCCACCGAGCTTTCTCGAAAGGTATATGAAAAAGACTTTGTCCCTGCAGAGAGAATTCTAAAGTCTGGTGAAAATTCTGATGAGGACTTTTAA
- the LOC143470434 gene encoding tyrosine-protein kinase HTK16-like produces the protein MPKPVGGRTIAQRLKSGESLLDIIKSYETHNAKLASKKTEDMWFHEKLTRGNALHNLKKSGAQQGMFLVRESLNIKGSFVLSIIHNSEPQHFQINTSPHSGCFSIDNGPPFVGLDQLIAFYRGGCNGLPTTLTLSCVGYVLRPSLRQYGENTIVHQAIDEALDTATFRKILQNPKCPNLNIRNLSGRTPLHEACARGLNDLILELFKYGASIQTRDSEGSSALHLACRGNQPETCKILVKHCHAKPQDRRCGSGWVPLHEASYCGYQHCIETLLQQGAACHPRCVNGETPLDMARKRRHNKCIQVLERYQPPKPHFSAPNWLHSAVDRYKAVELLEHAGLGDGCFLVRISKRNPGQYVLTMSFDKNVFNYEIKNRENKWFYIDDGPLFTSLDYLVDYYCRFSDGLPCELSGPIPSVARNQLPAIPKPKPKPKMDERPPAPVPISHPPLPQKPAHVTNSHLPKPPTSAQHGYLPAAPNSASGLREIDPKHVVLGRELGQGEFGSVLMGVWTSPGSKSVPVALKTLHGEHINTGETEFQREAEVMMGLNHLCIVKLYGICRGETLMMVQELVAMGSALDYILDYPSEVGLADFKLWGAQIASGMNYLEEKGFVHRDLALRNILLASKQLVKISDFGLSRAVGAGSNYYKASAGGRWPVKWYAPESINYGTFSSNSDVWSYGVTLWEIFSKGDQPYGNMTGAQVIQYIEDSKRRLQQPEGCPDKVYKIMLQCWAYKDSERPTFRRLHHKFRSDPEYFNIKVPGHKE, from the exons atgccCAAGCCAGTTGGCGGCAGGACAATAGCTCAACGCCTGAAAAGTGGCGAATCACTGTTAGACATCATCAAGTCTTATGAAACGCACAATGCTAAACTGGCCAGCAAAAAGACAGAG GATATGTGGTTCCATGAGAAACTCACAAGAGGAAATGCCTTGCataatttaaagaaatctGGTGCCCAACAG GGGATGTTCCTCGTTCGCGAAAGTCTCAACATCAAAGGAAGTTTTGTGTTGTCTATCATACACAACAGCGAGCCGCAGCACTTTCAAATTAACACATCTCCACATTCAGGTTGTTTTAGCATTGACAATGGTCCACCTTTTGTAGGTTTAGACCAGCTAATTGCATTTTACAG ggGTGGTTGTAATGGTCTTCCCACAACTCTTACTTTATCATGCGTCGGTTATGTATTGCGGCCTTCGCTTCGACAATATGGTGAGAACACCATCGTGCACCAAGCAATTGATGAAGCTCTTGATACAGCAACATTCCGTAAAATCCTACAAAATCCAAAATGTCCCAATTTAAATATAAG AAATTTAAGTGGAAGAACTCCACTTCATGAAGCCTGTGCACGGGGTTTGAACGACCTGATTCTAGAGTTATTTAAATATGGAGCAAGCATACAAACTAGAGACTCTGAGGGCAGTTCAGCGTTGCAT CTTGCATGCCGAGGAAATCAGCCCGAAACGTGTAAGATCCTTGTGAAACACTGCCATGCAAAACCTCAAGATCGACGTTGTGGGTCAGGTTGGGTTCCATTACACGAAGCAAGTTATTGCGGATATCAACACTGCATAGAAACATTATTGCAGCAGGGTGCCGCTTGTCATCCAAG ATGTGTTAATGGTGAAACTCCGCTGGACATGGCAAGAAAGCGTCGACACAATAAATGCATTCAAGTGTTGGAACGGTATCAACCTCCTAAACCCCATTTCTCTGCCCCCAATTGGCTGCATTCAGCTGTAGACAGATAT AAAGCTGTTGAACTGCTGGAGCATGCAGGCTTGGGAGACGGCTGCTTTCTGGTACGAATCAGCAAACGTAATCCTGGCCAGTATGTCCTCACAATGTCGTTTGACAAGAATGTCTTTAATTATGAAATCAAAAATAGG GAAAACAAATGGTTTTACATTGATGATGGACCTCTTTTTACATCACTTGATTATCTGGTTGACTACTACTGTAGGTTCTCTGACGGCTTGCCATGTGAACTGTCAGGTCCCATCCCATCAGTTGCAAG AAATCAACTCCCTGCCATTCCTAAACCCAAACCTAAACCTAAAATGGATGAGAGGCCACCCGCGCCTGTTCCTATCTCTCATCCGCCTTTACCACAGAAG CCAGCTCACGTTACCAACTCACACCTACCCAAGCCTCCCACCTCAGCCCAGCACGGTTACCTTCCAGCCGCCCCAAATTCAGCCTCGGGTCTTCGTGAGATTGACCCCAAACATGTTGTCCTTGGTCGTGAACTTGGCCAGGGTGAATTTGGCTCAGTGTTGATGGGAGTTTGGACAAGTCCTGGCTCCAAAAGT GTTCCCGTTGCTCTTAAAACTCTCCACGGGGAGCACATAAACACTGGTGAGACTGAGTTTCAGCGCGAGGCTGAGGTCATGATGGGCTTAAATCACTTGTGTATCGTCAAACTCTACGGAATTTGCCGAGGAGAAACCCTAATGATG GTTCAAGAATTAGTAGCCATGGGTTCCGCGTTGGATTATATTCTTGATTATCCCTCGGAAGTTGGACTGGCAGACTTCAAACTTTGGGGTGCTCAGATTGCCAGCGGGATGAATTACTTAGAAGAGAAGGg ATTTGTACATCGTGATCTTGCGCTACGTAATATTCTTCTGGCATCCAAGCAACTTGTGAAGATTTCTGACTTTGGTCTTAGCAGAGCTGTCGGAGCAGGCAGTAACTATTATAAAGCATCTGCTGGTGGTCGGTGGCCTGTCAAGTG GTATGCTCCAGAATCCATCAACTATGGTACTTTTTCATCAAATTCGGATGTATGGAGTTATGGGGTCACATTATGGGAAATTTTCTCTAAAGGAGACCAACCGTATGGAAATATGACTGGCGCACAG GTAATTCAATATATAGAAGACTCAAAACGGCGACTGCAGCAACCAGAAGGCTGCCCTGACAAGGTTTATAAAATCATGCTTCA ATGTTGGGCATACAAAGATAGTGAACGACCGACATTCCGACGACTGCATCACAAGTTCCGCAGCGATCCCGAGTATTTCAATATTAAAGTGCCTGGCCACAAGGAATGA
- the LOC143470533 gene encoding uncharacterized protein LOC143470533, whose amino-acid sequence MRRFSALLLFFFETALAQFDNPYRPNNFYGGPQPLVCSREARNSSDPNILKKSGETLSSLAVVPEPYRRYCVWERGNICNTETFESSNGTILLEQDMDVDRESFSIFAHIRLRPRNGFDNWGGRIISKRTSTKRGWQFVVPSFYGRKISLYMNDDPGHITYGETVIPTQTWITVAITINRDEFRPAGLATVQAYFNGIPDGSPYIVKIDNTLATEAPLTIGHWMYEDHTFHEGRKDLKSPNRKNHVHKFFGDIRDLTVWKSALSSSQLLRFHQFVTTKNGELPRCPPDWRRFGCKCYKVFSFPMHYDMAWATCTAERGRLVVIDTPEIQDFVWGLVVSSSEQDFWIGLNDTVSESVWRFSNGYNLNYYIGQWNNFPAGYPDKEYKTDDCAELKKIKAGKWNDTNCNKYNSFICERGPRTCN is encoded by the exons ATGCGaag ATTCTCTGCTCTTCTTTTGTTCTTTTTCGAAACTGCACTTGCGCAGTTTGACAACCCGTACCGTCCGAATAATTTTTACG GCGGACCCCAACCTTTAGTGTGCAGTAGGGAAGCCAGGAATTCTTCCGATCCTAATATCCTGAAAAAGT CCGGGGAAACCTTATCGTCATTGGCGGTAGTACCGGAACCTTACCGGCGGTATTGCGTGTGGGAACGCGGAAATATTTGCAACACGGAGACCTTCGAAAGCAGTAACGGCACCATCTTACTTGAACAA GACATGGATGTGGACAGAGAAAGTTTCTCGATTTTTGCGCACATCCGGCTGCGTCCTCGCAATGGATTCGATAATTGGGGAGGGAGAATCATCAGCAAACGTACCAGCACCAAGAGGGGATGGCAGTTTGTTGTACCCAGCTTTTACGGAC GTAAAATATCTTTGTATATGAATGATGACCCCGGACACATAACGTACGGGGAAACTGTAATCCCAACGCAAACCTGGATAACGGTGGCCATCACTATCAATAGAGACGAATTCAG GCCTGCCGGTCTAGCAACGGTTCAAGCTTATTTCAATGGTATCCCGGATGGTTCTCCTTATATTGTTAAGATTGACAACACATTGGCGACTGAAGCACCACTAACTATTG gTCACTGGATGTATGAAGACCACACTTTCCACGAAGGACGTAAGGACTTGAAAAGTCCAAACCGAAAAAACCATGTTCATAAATTTTTTGGGGATATTAGAGATCTTACAGTCTGGAAAAGTGCTCTCTCTTCAAGTCAGCTACTACGTTTCCACCAATTCGTCACGACCAAAAATg GAGAATTACCAAGATGTCCACCTGACTGGCGCCGCTTTGGTTGCAAATGCTACAAAGTCTTCTCCTTTCCTATGCACTACGACATGGCGTGGGCAACATGCACGGCTGAGCgcggccgcttggtggtaatAGATACACCAGAGATTCAAGATTTCGTGTGGGGCTTAGTGGTTTCTTCTTCAGAACAAGACTTTTGGATAG gTTTAAATGATACTGTTTCTGAAAGCGTTTGGCGCTTTTCAAATGGGTACAACTTGAACTATTACATCGGACAATGGAACAACTTTCCTGCAGG ataTCCTGATAAAGAATACAAGACTGACGACTGTGCCGAACTGAAGAAGATCAAGGCAGGAAAATGGAATGACACCAATTGTAATAAGTACAACTCGTTCATCTGTGAACGTGGCCCAAGAACCTGCAACTGA
- the LOC143470595 gene encoding uncharacterized protein LOC143470595 isoform X1 has protein sequence MIAEDIFLTLTKVQLTMNQQIGYYLLFVITVFFVTNVESHGRLLEPPSRASMFRFKETDSELIPYKNIIQANYNDMGQNCGGRHNQMVQDGKCGVCGDPFQAEMKPHEAGGKYALGIITRKYEAGDVIDVTVEITAQHKGYFEFRLCPWNDVDTPVPQECLNRYLLSFENGDKKWDMPTDPSAATGPHNMRVKLPDDVRCEQCLFQWRYRTGNSWGTDENGLSGIGRGQQEEFYGCADIAITHNDSGTDSTTTETPVSTSTTSTDCPMGSSSNPPPSTTTTSSTATTTTTSSEIDRSETVGPSSTTTSSSQESNVPDSFKTDCSRTPPGQPNCGDSTSFYLCAFGDPHPYKIDCPAGTTCSPANGHRCISP, from the exons AAACGTCGAAAGTCACGGAAGGCTGCTGGAACCACCGAGCAGAGCGAGCATGTTCAGATTCAAAGAAACGGATTCAGAGCTAATTCCctataaaaatatcatacaAGCAAACTACAATGATATGGGGCAAAATTGTGGCGGACGACAC AACCAAATGGTACAAGACGGAAAATGTGGAGTTTGTGGTGACCCGTTTCAGGCTGAAATGAAACCACATGAAGCTGGTGGAAAGTACGCTTTGGGCATAATAACAAG AAAGTATGAGGCCGGAGACGTAATAGACGTTACTGTTGAAATCACTGCCCAGCACAAAGGATATTTCGAATTTCGTTTATGCCCGTGGAATGACGTGGATACGCCCGTACCTCAAGAATGCTTAAACAG ATATCTTTTGAGTTTCGAAAACGGAGACAAAAAATGGGACATGCCTACAGATCCAAGCGCTGCAACAGGACCTCACAATATGAGGGTAAAACTGCCTGACGATGTAAGATGCGAACAATGCCTTTTCCAATGGCGTTATAGGACAG GCAACTCCTGGGGCACAGACGAGAATGGACTAAGTGGAATAGGACGGGGACAGCAAGAAGAATTTTATGGTTGTGCCGATATCGCCATCACACATAATGACAGTGGCACTGACTCCACAACAACTGAAACCCCTGTCAGCACTTCTACCACATCAACGGATTGTCCGATGGGCAGCTCAAGTAATCCGCCTCCTTCAACTACTACTACCTCTAGCACTGCCACTACTACTACTACGTCATCAGAGATAGATCGGTCTGAAACTGTTGGTCCTTCAAGCACTACAACTTCATCATCACAGGAATCAAACGTACCAG ATTCTTTTAAAACAGATTGCAGCCGTACCCCGCCGGGTCAACCCAATTGCGGCGATTCAACATCATTCTATCTGTGTGCTTTCGGAGATCCACATCCGTACAAGATAGACTGTCCAGCTGGTACGACTTGTAGCCCGGCAAACGGCCATAGATGCATCTCTCCTTAG
- the LOC143470595 gene encoding uncharacterized protein LOC143470595 isoform X2: protein MIAEDIFLTLTKVQLTMNQQIGYYLLFVITVFFVTNVESHGRLLEPPSRASMFRFKETDSELIPYKNIIQANYNDMGQNCGGRHNQMVQDGKCGVCGDPFQAEMKPHEAGGKYALGIITRKYEAGDVIDVTVEITAQHKGYFEFRLCPWNDVDTPVPQECLNRYLLSFENGDKKWDMPTDPSAATGPHNMRVKLPDDVRCEQCLFQWRYRTGNSWGTDENGLSGIGRGQQEEFYGCADIAITHNDSGTDSTTTETPVSTSTTSTDCPMGSSSNPPPSTTTTSSTATTTTTSSEIDRSETVGPSSTTTSSSQESNVPDCSRTPPGQPNCGDSTSFYLCAFGDPHPYKIDCPAGTTCSPANGHRCISP from the exons AAACGTCGAAAGTCACGGAAGGCTGCTGGAACCACCGAGCAGAGCGAGCATGTTCAGATTCAAAGAAACGGATTCAGAGCTAATTCCctataaaaatatcatacaAGCAAACTACAATGATATGGGGCAAAATTGTGGCGGACGACAC AACCAAATGGTACAAGACGGAAAATGTGGAGTTTGTGGTGACCCGTTTCAGGCTGAAATGAAACCACATGAAGCTGGTGGAAAGTACGCTTTGGGCATAATAACAAG AAAGTATGAGGCCGGAGACGTAATAGACGTTACTGTTGAAATCACTGCCCAGCACAAAGGATATTTCGAATTTCGTTTATGCCCGTGGAATGACGTGGATACGCCCGTACCTCAAGAATGCTTAAACAG ATATCTTTTGAGTTTCGAAAACGGAGACAAAAAATGGGACATGCCTACAGATCCAAGCGCTGCAACAGGACCTCACAATATGAGGGTAAAACTGCCTGACGATGTAAGATGCGAACAATGCCTTTTCCAATGGCGTTATAGGACAG GCAACTCCTGGGGCACAGACGAGAATGGACTAAGTGGAATAGGACGGGGACAGCAAGAAGAATTTTATGGTTGTGCCGATATCGCCATCACACATAATGACAGTGGCACTGACTCCACAACAACTGAAACCCCTGTCAGCACTTCTACCACATCAACGGATTGTCCGATGGGCAGCTCAAGTAATCCGCCTCCTTCAACTACTACTACCTCTAGCACTGCCACTACTACTACTACGTCATCAGAGATAGATCGGTCTGAAACTGTTGGTCCTTCAAGCACTACAACTTCATCATCACAGGAATCAAACGTACCAG ATTGCAGCCGTACCCCGCCGGGTCAACCCAATTGCGGCGATTCAACATCATTCTATCTGTGTGCTTTCGGAGATCCACATCCGTACAAGATAGACTGTCCAGCTGGTACGACTTGTAGCCCGGCAAACGGCCATAGATGCATCTCTCCTTAG